A window of the Barnesiella propionica genome harbors these coding sequences:
- a CDS encoding translocation/assembly module TamB domain-containing protein, with the protein MRRLFSIFKHLIKIPLIILVILYVGIYTLLLIPSIQEKVKKAGVTELTALLHTPVQIDRINISPFNKLELFGVLIPDQQGDTLLYAKKLAAGIEISDLFYQHLVFNNIQLFGVDARISKAHPDSVPNFQFIIDAFKKDKPKQKNNIDLRINSALIRRGRIQYDVLSESGKAPGLFDKNHIEVHNLLSTISLKAFTRDSINMFVKRLSFEEKSGFALKRMSFRFITNTQEATLNNLLIHLNKSQISSTAATINMSHVDSLQQFCDSAQIHFKLDNSKLVLQDASPFVPALSYFTSPVSFSVDLSGSINQMKIKQIKLQTSQGNVSVTGDMNLNYITDKKRTRLECKPIELNATAEGTRLLIENLNQKDASFIPVLSRLGNIHFNGDLSGYLSDLSACGILSSDCGSVHSDLTLRNDTARNTHICTGIVETKEFDLYNLFGQKNPYGKVSLSIQLDAKKTGKKAPEGSINGIINRVDYNDYPYENIEINGIFGDNRYEGFINIEDPNGKLRIEGLADINKIKPEFDLTIRGSKINLHKLHLTKQYPGYELSFATDANFTGNNLDNSNGTIKLDSVKFSNGKEDFKIAQFTIEAHNQTYPQSIAITSDYINGSITGKYRFSTLKQSAYKLLSSALPSLLPELPKQNEYDNENDFSYYFTFEPNIEMARIFNLPVTLTDRAILQGSLSDPSDRINLSFSAPYLWHKKKQLEDITVTLNKSNGKISLLAEVSMFNKKLNSHTNWNLRSSALQDNVDLIINWNNDMAKTYCGEINTSTHIFRPDKDKSLQAEVKINPSQIIFNDTIWQMHPADISIRDKQISVNNFEIAHESQHIRVNGAASPNPEDMIVLRLNDVNLDYVFETLNINNVTFGGRATGDFTASSLFSGAPQLNTDRLFVKNFSYNYAIFGDLNLHSMWNNDNKGILMQGHIDQAEGYKTRIDGYIFPTKDSLSLSFDAQKLNISFLQPFISKIMKNISGTASGHIDFYGNFKELTVAGDAYAENLKFGIEYLNTAYTLSDSVHLTPSSVSFNNVTVHDKFGHTAKAGGLLRHHYFKDLTFDISITDARNFLSYNVTELQSPTYYGTIFGTGSASIKGNPARTDIDVNMSTAGDSKFTFVLSNTEAAGDYTFITFTDKRRQQHIQSSLEDSTVTTNNARMLQERQTENVLYLNLQVDAGNNTAVNLVMDPSSGDMIKATGNGAMRLEYNSSSEDINIYGTYTLEKGNYNFSLQDIIMRDFSIRQGSSIAFHGNPMAAMLDISAIYSLTANLLDLDETFVNDKDLTRTTVPVYTVLNVRGDIQHPDLSFDIEFPTLTQDIDRKVKSIINTDDMMNRQIIYLLALNRFYTPDYMNTGQNRNNELASVASSTLSSQLTNILGQLSDNWSIAPNFRSEKGDFSDMEVELALSSQLLNNRLIFNGNFGYRDNTMNNNTFIGDFDLEYLLTKSGNLRLKAYNHYNDRNYYIKSALTTQGVGILFKRDFNRVFGDLIPWGKKKNKLIPDLKLVTDSVQVNRLDSIPSTRRKDIKIKNTESK; encoded by the coding sequence ATGAGAAGATTATTTTCAATATTTAAACATCTGATAAAAATCCCCCTGATCATCCTTGTAATACTCTACGTGGGGATATATACACTTTTACTTATTCCGTCTATACAGGAAAAAGTAAAAAAGGCCGGTGTCACAGAATTGACAGCACTCCTGCATACTCCGGTACAAATCGACAGAATAAATATATCACCTTTCAATAAACTCGAGCTATTCGGGGTTTTGATTCCTGATCAGCAAGGTGATACATTATTATATGCAAAAAAACTGGCAGCCGGAATCGAGATATCGGATCTATTTTATCAACATCTGGTATTTAACAATATACAGTTATTCGGAGTAGACGCACGCATTTCCAAAGCACACCCCGACTCAGTTCCGAATTTCCAGTTCATTATCGACGCTTTTAAGAAGGATAAACCGAAGCAAAAAAACAACATAGACCTACGTATTAATTCGGCCCTTATTCGAAGAGGAAGGATACAATACGACGTATTGTCCGAGTCCGGGAAAGCTCCTGGACTATTTGACAAGAATCACATAGAAGTGCATAATCTCCTGTCGACCATTTCACTTAAAGCATTTACACGAGATTCTATCAACATGTTCGTTAAACGGTTGAGTTTTGAAGAAAAATCGGGATTCGCATTAAAACGAATGAGTTTCCGTTTTATCACGAACACACAAGAAGCGACGTTAAACAATCTACTCATCCACCTGAACAAAAGTCAAATTTCCTCAACTGCCGCTACAATAAACATGTCCCACGTGGACTCTTTGCAACAATTCTGCGATAGCGCACAAATACATTTCAAACTGGATAATTCAAAATTAGTACTACAGGACGCATCGCCTTTTGTCCCGGCATTATCTTATTTCACTTCTCCTGTTTCTTTTTCCGTCGACCTGTCCGGAAGCATCAACCAAATGAAAATAAAACAAATAAAATTACAAACGAGTCAGGGAAACGTATCTGTAACCGGAGATATGAACCTGAACTATATTACCGACAAAAAAAGAACAAGACTGGAATGCAAACCTATAGAGCTGAACGCTACGGCAGAAGGTACCAGGTTATTAATAGAAAACCTGAACCAAAAAGACGCTTCCTTTATTCCTGTACTCAGCCGCTTGGGAAATATCCATTTCAATGGAGATTTATCGGGATATTTAAGTGATTTATCGGCCTGCGGCATATTATCCTCAGACTGTGGGAGCGTACATTCCGATCTCACTCTCCGCAACGACACGGCGCGAAATACACATATATGCACAGGCATTGTAGAAACCAAAGAATTTGACCTTTATAACTTATTCGGACAAAAAAATCCTTATGGTAAAGTAAGCTTGTCTATTCAACTGGATGCAAAAAAGACAGGGAAAAAAGCACCCGAAGGTTCTATAAACGGAATTATAAATCGTGTGGATTATAACGATTATCCGTATGAAAATATCGAGATCAACGGCATTTTCGGGGACAACAGATATGAAGGCTTCATAAATATAGAAGATCCTAACGGTAAATTACGGATAGAAGGATTAGCCGACATAAACAAAATAAAACCGGAATTCGACCTGACTATCCGGGGAAGCAAAATTAATCTGCATAAACTACATCTTACCAAGCAATATCCCGGTTACGAACTATCGTTCGCCACCGATGCCAATTTCACAGGTAATAATCTGGATAATTCGAATGGAACCATTAAACTGGACAGCGTAAAGTTCTCTAATGGCAAAGAAGATTTTAAAATAGCCCAATTTACCATAGAAGCACATAACCAGACTTATCCTCAATCCATCGCCATAACTTCGGACTATATAAACGGGTCCATCACCGGAAAATATCGTTTCAGCACATTAAAGCAATCGGCATATAAGTTGCTTTCTTCGGCACTTCCTTCTTTATTACCGGAATTACCGAAACAAAACGAATATGACAATGAAAACGATTTTTCTTACTATTTCACATTCGAGCCCAATATTGAAATGGCCCGGATATTTAATTTACCTGTCACTCTTACGGATCGGGCTATATTACAAGGCAGTCTGAGCGATCCCTCAGACCGAATAAACCTCTCTTTCAGTGCGCCTTATTTATGGCATAAAAAAAAGCAACTGGAAGACATAACTGTTACTTTGAATAAAAGTAACGGGAAAATATCCCTGTTGGCAGAAGTAAGCATGTTCAATAAAAAACTCAATTCACATACAAACTGGAACCTGCGGAGCTCAGCCTTACAAGATAACGTAGATCTTATCATAAACTGGAATAATGATATGGCAAAAACATATTGCGGAGAAATAAACACGTCCACACATATCTTTAGACCGGATAAAGATAAATCCTTACAGGCAGAAGTGAAAATAAATCCGTCTCAAATCATTTTCAATGATACTATATGGCAAATGCATCCGGCAGACATTTCAATACGTGACAAACAGATATCGGTCAATAATTTTGAAATAGCCCATGAATCCCAGCATATTCGTGTCAACGGTGCGGCATCCCCAAACCCCGAAGATATGATAGTACTCCGGCTGAATGATGTCAACCTTGATTATGTTTTTGAAACATTGAATATCAATAATGTAACATTCGGAGGCCGTGCTACTGGCGATTTTACTGCTTCATCCTTGTTCAGCGGTGCTCCTCAACTCAATACCGATCGTCTTTTTGTAAAAAACTTCTCCTATAATTATGCTATATTCGGCGACTTGAATCTCCACAGTATGTGGAACAATGACAATAAAGGTATCCTCATGCAGGGACATATCGATCAGGCAGAAGGATACAAGACGAGGATAGACGGTTATATTTTCCCCACGAAAGATTCCCTATCTCTTTCTTTCGACGCGCAAAAACTCAATATCTCATTCTTACAGCCGTTCATATCGAAAATCATGAAAAATATATCAGGAACTGCTTCTGGACATATAGATTTTTACGGGAATTTCAAGGAGCTTACAGTAGCCGGAGATGCCTACGCCGAAAACCTGAAATTCGGTATAGAATATCTCAACACGGCTTATACTCTTTCCGACAGCGTTCACCTTACCCCCAGCAGCGTATCGTTCAATAATGTTACTGTTCATGATAAATTCGGACATACGGCAAAAGCGGGCGGATTGCTCCGGCATCATTATTTTAAAGACCTTACATTCGACATATCTATTACAGATGCCCGTAATTTCCTGTCATACAATGTAACAGAATTACAAAGTCCTACCTATTACGGTACAATATTCGGAACCGGCTCAGCTTCCATTAAAGGAAATCCGGCCCGCACCGATATAGATGTAAATATGAGTACGGCCGGAGATTCTAAATTCACGTTTGTACTTTCCAATACCGAAGCAGCCGGGGATTATACATTCATTACTTTTACCGACAAGAGGAGACAACAACATATTCAGAGTTCGCTGGAAGATAGCACGGTGACAACGAACAACGCCCGCATGCTACAGGAAAGGCAAACCGAAAACGTGCTATATCTCAACCTTCAGGTGGATGCCGGCAACAATACGGCAGTCAATCTTGTCATGGATCCCTCTTCTGGCGATATGATAAAAGCAACCGGAAACGGAGCTATGCGTCTGGAATACAACTCTTCTTCCGAAGATATAAACATATACGGTACCTATACGCTCGAAAAAGGGAACTACAATTTCAGTCTGCAGGATATCATCATGAGGGATTTTTCCATCCGCCAGGGAAGCAGCATTGCATTCCACGGTAATCCTATGGCGGCCATGCTGGATATTAGCGCCATATATTCTCTGACTGCAAACTTACTGGACCTGGACGAAACATTCGTAAACGACAAAGATCTAACCCGTACCACAGTTCCGGTATATACTGTACTGAACGTTAGAGGGGATATCCAGCATCCCGACCTGAGTTTCGATATAGAATTCCCTACACTGACACAAGATATAGACCGAAAGGTGAAAAGCATCATCAATACGGATGACATGATGAACAGGCAAATAATTTATTTATTGGCACTGAACAGATTCTATACGCCCGATTATATGAATACAGGACAAAACCGGAATAATGAACTTGCATCGGTGGCATCTTCTACTTTATCCTCCCAATTGACGAATATCTTAGGGCAATTAAGCGACAACTGGAGTATCGCTCCGAACTTCAGAAGCGAAAAAGGAGACTTCTCGGACATGGAGGTAGAATTGGCATTATCCAGCCAGCTATTAAATAACCGTCTTATTTTTAACGGGAATTTCGGCTACCGGGACAATACAATGAACAACAATACATTTATTGGCGATTTCGATCTGGAATATTTACTTACCAAGAGCGGTAATTTACGTTTAAAAGCTTATAACCACTACAATGACCGGAATTATTATATAAAATCGGCCCTAACCACTCAGGGGGTCGGTATTTTATTCAAGAGAGATTTCAACCGTGTATTCGGAGACCTTATTCCCTGGGGAAAAAAGAAAAATAAGCTCATACCTGACCTGAAACTGGTTACGGATTCTGTTCAGGTAAATCGGTTAGACTCCATACCGAGTACAAGAAGAAAAGATATAAAAATTAAAAATACGGAAAGTAAATAG
- the tsaD gene encoding tRNA (adenosine(37)-N6)-threonylcarbamoyltransferase complex transferase subunit TsaD yields MSTIILGIESSCDDTSAAVIRDGVIMSNVIASQAVHEAFGGVVPELASRAHQQNIIPVVSEAIKRAGIAKEELNAIAFTRGPGLLGSLLVGTSFAKGLATSLNIPMVDVNHLQAHVLAHFIKESEDDNDQPSFPFLCLLVSGGNSQIILVKAYNDMEVIGQTIDDAAGEAFDKCAKVMGMPYPGGPIVDRLAKEGNPKAFVLSKPHIAGYNYSFSGLKTSFLYLLRDNLKENPDFIEKNKADLCASLQATVVSILMDKLYRAARDLGIKEVAVAGGVSANSGVRGAFEDYSKRYGWKIHLPKFAFTTDNAAMVAITGYYKFLDKQFCPVSEVPFARVEL; encoded by the coding sequence ATGAGTACAATTATTTTAGGGATAGAATCTTCTTGTGACGATACGTCCGCTGCGGTGATCCGTGACGGAGTTATCATGTCCAATGTCATTGCAAGTCAGGCTGTACATGAAGCGTTTGGCGGTGTGGTTCCCGAACTTGCATCCAGGGCTCATCAACAAAATATAATTCCGGTGGTATCCGAAGCCATTAAACGGGCTGGGATCGCCAAAGAAGAATTGAATGCTATCGCTTTCACGCGGGGCCCCGGCTTATTGGGTTCACTACTCGTAGGGACCTCTTTCGCTAAAGGGCTTGCCACTTCGTTGAATATTCCCATGGTCGATGTAAACCATTTGCAGGCGCATGTCCTGGCTCATTTTATTAAAGAGAGTGAGGATGATAATGATCAACCGTCCTTTCCATTTCTTTGCCTGTTAGTATCCGGTGGTAATTCTCAGATTATTCTGGTTAAGGCTTATAACGATATGGAGGTGATAGGGCAAACTATAGACGATGCCGCCGGAGAAGCGTTCGATAAATGTGCCAAAGTAATGGGTATGCCTTATCCGGGGGGACCTATTGTTGATCGTTTGGCAAAGGAAGGCAATCCTAAAGCATTTGTTTTGAGTAAGCCTCATATTGCCGGATATAATTATAGTTTCAGCGGGCTTAAAACTTCTTTTCTGTATTTACTGAGGGATAATTTGAAGGAAAATCCCGATTTCATCGAAAAAAACAAGGCCGATTTGTGTGCTTCATTACAAGCAACAGTAGTATCTATTCTGATGGATAAATTATATAGGGCTGCTCGTGATCTGGGAATAAAAGAAGTAGCGGTGGCCGGCGGGGTTTCTGCTAATTCCGGAGTTAGGGGTGCTTTTGAAGATTATTCAAAACGGTACGGATGGAAGATTCATTTGCCTAAATTCGCTTTTACAACCGATAATGCGGCGATGGTCGCTATAACCGGGTATTATAAATTCCTTGATAAACAATTTTGTCCTGTTTCCGAGGTTCCTTTTGCCCGGGTAGAATTATGA
- a CDS encoding M48 family metallopeptidase, with the protein MEYNALFWIIIFIVTGEYLLSQYLSLCNRRAASQELPELLAGFYDKEQYARQQDYFKVNNRFGSVTSTLMWILTVILLCIGFFGWLNGKSLEITSSPVLSALVFFGIVGLGSELISLPVEWYETFVIEERFGFNRMTKCTFILDKIKSLLLTALIGGMLLGLTVYLYEIFGQMFWISACCAVMLVLTFMSLFYSQWIVPVFNKQTPLESGELRNAIEDFASEAGFQIHDIYVIDGSRRSTKANAYFSGWGATKRIVLYDTLIQDFSVHEIVAVLAHEMGHCKHNDTLKMWSLSIFNVLLLFFLFSLTIDNTYLAGALGSRESSFMLSLVAFSLLYTPVSLVTGLVINSMTRRAEYAADLYAASCGLAVPLIEGLKKISVKSLTNLTPDKRYVWFYYSHPTLLQRMANLNKRKDLL; encoded by the coding sequence ATGGAATATAATGCTCTGTTCTGGATAATAATTTTTATTGTGACAGGCGAATATCTTTTGTCCCAATATTTGTCATTATGTAACCGTAGAGCGGCTTCTCAGGAACTTCCTGAGCTTCTTGCCGGATTTTATGACAAAGAACAGTATGCACGGCAACAAGATTATTTCAAGGTGAATAATCGCTTCGGAAGTGTTACTTCTACGCTCATGTGGATACTTACAGTAATATTGCTGTGTATCGGATTTTTCGGATGGCTGAACGGCAAAAGTCTGGAAATAACATCTTCGCCTGTTTTGTCGGCTTTAGTGTTTTTCGGGATCGTAGGTTTGGGAAGCGAATTGATAAGTTTGCCGGTGGAATGGTATGAAACTTTTGTTATTGAAGAACGTTTCGGATTCAACCGAATGACAAAATGTACTTTTATTCTGGATAAAATCAAATCTTTATTATTGACGGCTTTGATAGGAGGCATGCTATTGGGACTTACCGTATATTTATATGAGATATTCGGTCAGATGTTCTGGATTTCGGCTTGCTGTGCCGTCATGCTGGTGCTCACTTTCATGAGCCTTTTTTATTCGCAGTGGATAGTTCCGGTTTTTAATAAACAGACTCCTTTAGAGTCCGGGGAATTGCGTAATGCTATAGAAGACTTTGCCTCTGAAGCAGGTTTTCAGATTCATGATATATATGTGATAGACGGTTCGCGTCGGTCTACCAAAGCCAATGCTTATTTTAGCGGCTGGGGCGCTACTAAAAGAATCGTATTATATGATACGCTTATACAGGATTTTTCGGTTCATGAAATAGTTGCCGTTCTTGCCCATGAGATGGGACATTGTAAGCATAATGATACATTGAAGATGTGGAGTCTTTCGATATTTAATGTGTTGTTATTGTTTTTTCTTTTTTCTTTGACAATCGATAATACTTATTTGGCCGGAGCTTTGGGAAGCCGGGAGTCATCGTTTATGCTTTCGTTGGTTGCGTTTTCTTTGTTATATACGCCAGTGAGCCTGGTGACGGGGCTTGTGATTAATAGTATGACACGCCGGGCTGAATACGCTGCCGATCTTTATGCCGCATCTTGTGGTCTGGCAGTTCCCCTGATAGAAGGATTAAAAAAAATATCGGTGAAGTCGCTGACTAATTTGACCCCTGATAAACGATATGTATGGTTTTATTATTCGCATCCTACGCTTTTACAACGTATGGCTAATTTAAATAAAAGAAAGGATTTGCTATGA
- a CDS encoding CinA family nicotinamide mononucleotide deamidase-related protein: MNVEIVVIGDELLIGQVIDTNSNWIAREMNKIGWEVTEITTVRDRKEEMVSAFDQAFSRVDVVLVTGGLGPTKDDITKQTLCEYFGGKLVLDESVLINIERLFRLRNIPMNVLTHDQAYVPDVCTVIQNEVGTAPVMWFEKEGKVLVSMPGVPFEMKAVMIGEVIPRLRARFCLDSAILHYTCLVKNYTESRLAGFLTDFESALPSCVKLAYLPAPGVIRLRLTARGTDEEELKKILDEQACKLNRLIGDDVFCNEDTSLAGALGLILLRKNMTLATAESCTGGNIAHEITRIPGSSAYYKGSVVSYANEIKEHVLGVSPVSLERAGAVSREVVEQMALGACRVLNTSCSIATSGIAGPGGGTPEKPVGMVWIACCIGSDVVSEEFRFASTREYNIERATSAAMLRMIKFLTEEHLQK, translated from the coding sequence ATGAATGTCGAAATTGTTGTTATAGGAGATGAGTTGCTGATCGGGCAAGTGATTGATACCAATTCCAACTGGATCGCTCGTGAAATGAATAAAATAGGATGGGAGGTAACTGAAATTACTACGGTTCGTGATCGCAAAGAAGAAATGGTATCTGCGTTCGACCAGGCTTTTTCCCGGGTGGATGTTGTTCTGGTAACAGGAGGCTTGGGACCGACCAAGGATGATATAACCAAACAGACATTATGCGAGTATTTCGGTGGAAAACTTGTACTGGACGAATCGGTACTTATTAATATTGAAAGGCTGTTCCGGCTACGTAATATTCCTATGAATGTACTTACTCATGATCAGGCTTATGTTCCGGACGTTTGCACCGTAATACAGAATGAAGTGGGTACCGCCCCTGTCATGTGGTTCGAAAAAGAAGGGAAAGTTCTGGTTTCCATGCCGGGAGTTCCTTTTGAAATGAAAGCAGTTATGATTGGTGAAGTAATTCCCAGGCTGCGTGCACGCTTTTGTCTGGATTCGGCGATACTTCATTATACTTGTCTGGTAAAAAATTATACGGAATCCAGACTGGCGGGTTTTCTGACAGACTTTGAATCTGCGTTGCCATCTTGTGTAAAATTGGCATATCTGCCTGCTCCCGGAGTGATAAGATTGAGATTGACGGCCCGGGGAACCGATGAAGAAGAATTGAAAAAAATATTGGATGAGCAAGCTTGTAAACTTAACAGGCTGATAGGAGACGATGTATTTTGTAATGAAGATACGTCGCTGGCGGGAGCATTAGGGCTCATATTATTACGTAAGAATATGACTTTGGCTACAGCCGAAAGTTGTACCGGAGGTAACATAGCGCATGAAATAACACGGATACCCGGTAGTTCTGCTTATTATAAAGGAAGTGTGGTTTCTTATGCTAATGAAATAAAGGAACATGTATTAGGCGTAAGTCCTGTTTCTTTGGAAAGAGCCGGAGCCGTGAGCCGTGAAGTAGTGGAACAAATGGCTTTAGGAGCGTGCCGGGTATTGAATACTTCTTGTTCTATCGCTACGTCGGGCATTGCGGGTCCCGGCGGAGGAACACCTGAGAAACCGGTAGGTATGGTATGGATAGCTTGTTGTATTGGTTCGGATGTAGTCTCGGAAGAGTTCCGTTTTGCCAGTACCAGAGAATACAATATAGAGCGTGCGACAAGTGCTGCCATGCTTAGAATGATTAAATTTCTTACGGAAGAACATCTCCAAAAATAA
- the rpmB gene encoding 50S ribosomal protein L28 produces MSKICQITGKKALVGNNVSHSKRRTKRKFNVNLFTKKFFWVEQNCWISLTISAAGLRTINKLGLDAALKQAAGKGYLNA; encoded by the coding sequence ATGTCAAAGATTTGTCAAATTACAGGAAAAAAAGCTTTGGTTGGCAACAACGTTTCGCACTCCAAGAGAAGAACGAAAAGAAAATTTAATGTCAACCTGTTTACTAAAAAGTTCTTTTGGGTAGAACAGAATTGCTGGATTAGCCTGACTATTTCAGCTGCTGGTCTTCGTACCATCAACAAGTTAGGCTTGGATGCTGCTTTGAAACAAGCAGCCGGAAAAGGTTATTTAAACGCATAA
- the rpmG gene encoding 50S ribosomal protein L33 yields the protein MAKKAKGNRVQVILECTEHKTSGMPGTSRYITTKNRKNTTERLELKKYNPILKKVTIHKEIK from the coding sequence ATGGCAAAGAAAGCTAAAGGTAATAGAGTACAAGTTATCCTTGAATGTACGGAGCACAAAACAAGTGGTATGCCCGGCACGTCAAGATACATTACCACCAAAAACAGAAAAAATACCACAGAGAGATTGGAATTGAAAAAATATAACCCGATTCTGAAAAAAGTAACTATTCACAAAGAAATTAAATAA
- a CDS encoding DUF4295 domain-containing protein, whose translation MAKKTVASLQKGEGRTYSKVIKMVKSPKTGAYIFQEEMVPNDAVKDSLK comes from the coding sequence ATGGCAAAGAAAACAGTTGCATCATTGCAGAAAGGCGAAGGCCGTACCTATTCTAAGGTAATTAAAATGGTGAAATCACCTAAAACAGGAGCTTATATTTTTCAAGAAGAAATGGTTCCTAATGACGCAGTTAAAGACTCTCTTAAGTAA